A section of the Fusarium falciforme chromosome 8, complete sequence genome encodes:
- a CDS encoding Vacuolar import and degradation protein 21 codes for MTEVGPADLSRLLQSKRNECSSIVTSRKRKLRELFAVATQSEGLPHPVLTNPDAPTTTPAEWQFLQANDIFQGKTLNEVNIPPRPTISLETLKKSLAKSVFIAKEPAQPHSVEVVNKQELVKTKDEGKSNGALPPTKADDGHLQQKPSTPRPLMQTPKTASVPQEPSQASQVAPPITNGVEKSIPTNGSAPAPPNAIAKPTPTVASSSPAPDTAPVPRQPQVTFQPGTKGDGAQNGTSALGKPAQGTGATTAGPGPTALSIKPPTDAVRTSDAMSSPGSTAQSATTPAVHDASTDTSPEHEGPSFSEPVEDKKAGDDGDERDAETNRAERVASPEDLQNRVLNAPPDSAEAQLLQESIRSNAAAEAAAAAAAAVTTVAPKPSPTPAAAPAQEDSTMAGTDDVASPPASVPAPKTIEQTETEDVQPASDAKVVSESVPSADVPISKEIPDSQEEEPEQMDVDVPEPNASAESQSEAAGLPEKVNPSDAPSTPTPVAAEIKPKDTPPKTERAVTRVSSGAMRPKSVSEIVGETPRQTPTLEPVATTKSVENQLTPLTSTPKSPSLRHRHLSVHRRQRSRSQPSTVVFGKQPKRVEEKAMVPSQRDTIQPTEDYYTPLFVQGFAGSSSWMQPIEKILYTANKTVTTPDANLAIQDHQACKVLRRVYHLQQHDKWSLRQPKRCPEPTRPPTHWDVMLQEMKWMRTDFREERKWKRAIAKNLAYACAEWHGATPEERKYLQVPAVIPPKPQQSTDVSMGDAAGETVGDAENQPTPDLVSSGDVESPENLDELMEVFPETVAPSAIFTLQEDDVIFGLRRTAAADQLLEELPMYGTPLQVPKFDLTGPEWDPDAHWRRPALPLSKYVEGHMKLVVDGPPRKRSRFDYQNEDSEDEGETAFVSNDPSPSLPLPAETNEVALFNPDMKHIRDRLHAGHQFRPPSEHPMPLQSFYEGRSPSQWTLAEDDELRSLVREYSYNWSLISSLLTPKSLFTSGAERRTPWECFERWINLEGLPSDMQKTQYFKAYNSRIEAAQRVIMQQNQIAAQQASASGGAVTPVRRRPSTPMRVERRRNQKHLTMIDAMRKLAKKRETTIQKQQHTASQNAANKKTNDPMSQRPTKTPRDYSLLRWERDQALAEKMAQYASRQEAQRRAALQARAQGQAAQMAGTPGVAQAAQTSAQVAAAAAAAAAVATAANGMNGAGRVNVPNQLAAAAAMAAGQNRTRMPMQSPANGMGGVPSHMAGGLVPPNQMTGVQQAQMQALQGQHGRMPMPNPQPDVNLMMRAQRISEQQRAAVQMQQGGPGTPGQGTAGSQQSPPPNMRNGVNGINATAMSQQNFINNAQAMMASFNASNHNGAAPQANGLHMPSGPAGSLAPRPQPQLPASIANQLAQLEGQFRAKNPNITPEQARQLATEHLTRAMMAQRQSAMNAAAGAANGQGGLAGSIAATTSPHQYAALLRQQQQQQASQAAGSPGQQHQQAHQQQAQHQAQQHQAQAQPQQKQTQPQSQAQQQAQQAQPQKPQQPQSQQQPTPQQQQQQQHQRQASGSATPSAGK; via the exons ATGACTGAGGTCGGACCTGCCGACCTATCGAGGCTGCTTCAATCTAAGCGCAATGAGTGCAG TTCAATTGTGACGTCGCGGAAGCGAAAGCTTCGCGAGTTGTTCGCTGTCGCGACACAGTCCGAGGGTCTGCCCCATCCAGTCTTGACCAACCCCGACGCGCCGACTACAACACCAGCCGAATGGCAGTTCTTGCAAGCCAATGACATCTTCCA AGGCAAGACGTTGAACGAGGTCAACATCCCTCCGAGACCAACAATCTCCCTCGAGACCCTGAAGAAGTCGCTCGCTAAATCGGTATTCATTGCGAAAGAGCCGGCGCAACCCCACTCGGTGGAGGTTGTGAACAAACAAGAGTTGGTAAAGACGAAGGATGAAGGAAAGTCGAATGGAGCGCTTCCACCTACGAAAGCCGACGATGGCCACCTTCAACAGAAACCCTCGACGCCTAGACCATTGATGCAGACTCCGAAAACTGCCAGTGTCCCACAAGAACCGTCGCAAGCCAGTCAAGTCGCACCACCGATTACGAACGGTGTGGAAAAGTCCATCCCGACTAACGGCTCTGCGCCCGCTCCTCCCAATGCTATCGCGAAGCCAACGCCGACTGTAGCGAgctcttctcctgctcccgACACCGCACCCGTACCGCGACAGCCTCAAGTCACCTTCCAACCAGGAACCAAAGGCGATGGCGCTCAGAACGGAACCTCCGCGTTGGGCAAGCCTGCGCAAGGGACAGGCGCGACTACAGCTGGGCCTGGACCGACCGCATTGTCGATTAAACCCCCTACGGATGCTGTTCGGACTTCGGATGCTATGTCTTCTCCTGGGTCAACAGCGCAGAGTGCAACTACGCCTGCTGTGCATGATGCCTCAACGGATACGAGCCCGGAGCATGAAGGACCTTCTTTCTCGGAACCTGTTGAGGATAAGAAGGCGGGAGATGATGGGGATGAAAGGGATGCCGAAACTAATCGTGCTGAGCGTGTAGCATCACCCGAGGATTTGCAAAACCGAGTGCTGAATGCGCCCCCAGACTCGGCTGAGGCACAGTTGCTCCAGGAATCTATCCGATCGAATGCAGcggcagaagcagcagcagccgcggcGGCAGCGGTGACGACTGTTGCTCCCAAGCCAAGCCCTACCCCAGCTGCAGCTCCGGCGCAAGAGGATAGTACTATGGCGGGTACAGATGATGTGGCGtctcctcctgcttctgTTCCTGCTCCAAAGACGATTGAGCAAACGGAGACGGAAGATGTACAGCCGGCCTCTGATGCCAAGGTTGTGTCAGAAAGCGTACCAAGTGCGGATGTGCCCATTAGCAAGGAGATTCCTGAcagccaggaggaggagcctgaACAAATGGACGTTGACGTACCTGAACCTAACGCAAGTGCTGAAAGTCAAAGCGAAGCAGCCGGGCTCCCAGAGAAAGTCAACCCATCTGATGCTccgtcaacaccaacacctgTGGCGGCCGAAATAAAACCCAAGGACACCCCGCCGAAAACCGAGCGTGCCGTCACCAGAGTTTCCTCTGGTGCTATGCGCCCCAAGTCGGTCAGCGAGATTGTTGGCGAAACACCCCGGCAAACACCTACTCTGGAGCCCGTTGCAACTACCAAGAGCGTCGAGAACCAGTTGACACCCTTGACTTCTACTCCCAAGTCGCCCAGCTTGAGACACCGTCACCTTTCGGTCCATCGGAGACAAAGATCCAGGAGCCAGCCCTCGACAGTTGTGTTTGGAAAGCAGCCCAAGCgagtggaggagaaggccatGGTCCCCAGCCAGCGCGATACTATCCAGCCTACCGAAGACTACTACACCCCACTGTTCGTCCAGGGCTTCGCGGGCAGCTCCTCATGGATGCAGCCCATTGAGAAGATCCTCTACACTGCGAACAAAACCGTCACGACCCCCGACGCCAACCTTGCTATCCAAGATCACCAGGCCTGCAAGGTTTTACGACGAGTATATCACCTCCAGCAACATGACAAGTGGTCTCTGCGACAGCCCAAGCGCTGCCCTGAGCCGACGCGGCCACCAACTCATTGGGATGTGATGCTGCAGGAGATGAAATGGATGCGAACGGATTTCCGGGAGGAGCGTAAATGGAAGCGAGCCATCGCTAAGAATCTTGCGTATGCCTGTGCGGAATGGCACGGGGCAACGCCCGAAGAACGGAAATATCTGCAGGTTCCAGCTGTTATCCCTCCCAAGCCGCAGCAGTCGACTGATGTATCAATGGGCGACGCTGCTGGCGAGACTGTCGGTGACGCTGAAAACCAACCGACCCCTGACCTCGTCTCTTCTGGAGATGTTGAATCGCCAGAGAATCTGGATGAGCTGATGGAAGTTTTCCCCGAGACGGTTGCACCGTCAGCCATTTTCACGCTCCAAGAAGACGACGTCATCTTTGGTCTGCGTCGAACGGCTGCCGCAGACCAGTTACTGGAGGAGCTCCCTATGTATGGGACGCCCCTTCAAGTACCCAAGTTTGACCTCACCGGCCCTGAGTGGGATCCAGATGCTCATTGGCGACGACCAGCTCTCCCTCTGAGCAAATATGTTGAGGGTCACATGAAGCTGGTCGTGGACGGCCCTCCGAGGAAGCGCAGTCGTTTTGATTACCAGAACGAGGATTCtgaggacgagggcgagacTGCCTTTGTTAGCAACGATCCGTCACCAAGCCTCCCTCTGCCCGCGGAGACTAACGAAGTGGCTCTATTCAACCCTGACATGAAGCACATTCGTGATAGGTTACACGCTGGCCATCAGTTCAGGCCTCCATCGGAGCATCCTATGCCCTTGCAGAGCTTCTACGAGGGTCGCAGCCCGTCGCAGTGGACACTggctgaggacgacgagttGCGCTCTCTGGTTCGAGAGTATTCCTACAATTGGTCCCTTATCTCTAGTCTCTTGACCCCCAAGTCCCTCTTTACATCGGGAGCTGAGAGACGAACACCGTGGGAGTGCTTCGAGAGGTGGATCAATCTCGAAGGGCTCCCATCAGACATGCAAAAGACGCAGTACTTCAAGGCTTACAACAGCCGAATCGAGGCTGCCCAGCGTGTCATCATGCAGCAGAACCAGATTGCCGCGCAGCAAGCCAGCGCCTCTGGCGGTGCGGTGACTCCTGTGCGAAGACGACCATCCACACCCATGCGGGTGGAGAGACGTCGTAACCAGAAGCACCTCACCATGATTGATGCTATGCGGAaactggccaagaagcgGGAGACGACGAttcagaagcagcagcacaCGGCATCACAGAACGCGGCCAACAAGAAGACCAACGACCCCATGTCGCAACGCCCAACCAAGACCCCAAGAGACTACAGCTTACTCCGATGGGAGCGCGATCAAGCTCTGGCAGAAAAGATGGCGCAGTATGCGTCAaggcaagaagctcaacgacGA GCTGCCTTGCAAGCCAGAGCCCAAGGTCAAGCTGCCCAGATGGCTGGCACTCCCGGCGTTGCCCAAGCCGCCCAGACTTCAGCTCAAGTggctgcggcggcggcggcggcggcagcagtaGCTACCGCAGCTAACGGCATGAATGGTGCTGGTCGTGTTAATGTTCCTAACCAACttgccgcagcagcagccatggcggccGGGCAGAACCGTACTCGGATGCCAATGCAGTCTCCGGCTAATGGTATGGGAGGTGTCCCATCACACATGGCTGGCGGTTTGGTGCCACCGAACCAGATGACAGGTGTACAGCAAGCTCAGATGCAGGCCCTACAGGGCCAACATGGCCGCATGCCTATGCCGAACCCACAGCCTGATGTTAATCTGATGATGCGTGCACAGCGCATCTCGGAGCAGCAACGAGCCGCTGTCCAGATGCAGCAAGGTGGACCTGGAACCCCTGGACAGGGTACGGCAGGCTCTCAGCAAAGCCCGCCCCCTAACATGCGGAATGGagtcaacggcatcaacgcAACTGCCATGAGCCAGCAGAACTTCATCAACAATGCCCaggccatgatggcctcgttCAACGCTAGTAATCACAACGGCGCGGCGCCACAGGCCAACGGGCTTCATATGCCATCTGGTCCTGCCGGCTCGCTGGCTCCACGACCGCAACCCCAGCTCCCAGCCAGTATTGCCAACCAGCTTGCGCAGCTCGAGGGGCAATTCCGAGCTAAGAATCCCAACATTACTCCTGAACAGGCTCGTCAGCTGGCCACTGAGCACTTGACGCGCGCCATGATGGCACAGCGGCAGTCGGCCATGAACGCTGCGGCCGGCGCTGCTAATGGCCAGGGTGGCCTTGCTGGCAGCATTGCGGCCACTACGAGCCCTCATCAATATGCTGCTCTTCttcgacagcagcagcaacagcaggcgAGTCAGGCGGCTGGTAGCCCTGgacagcagcatcaacaggcgcaccagcagcaagcacaacaccaagctcaacaacATCAGGCGCAAGCCCAGCCTCAACAAAAGCAGACCCAGCCTCAGTCGCAAGCTCAACAGCAGGCACAGCAGGCTCAGCCGCAGAAACCTCAGCAGCCCCAGTCTCAGCAACAACCGACTccgcagcagcaacagcaacaacagcatcaGCGGCAGGCGAGCGGCAGTGCGACACCATCGGCGGGCAAGTGA